The proteins below come from a single Cannabis sativa cultivar Pink pepper isolate KNU-18-1 chromosome 3, ASM2916894v1, whole genome shotgun sequence genomic window:
- the LOC115711545 gene encoding probable LRR receptor-like serine/threonine-protein kinase At1g74360 produces the protein MSNGKTSYLFMVVFIFMLVLIAGTISTIGANEDSREIDKKVLLSLQKFLKDSNKVNQGRYSEWNKHNKTDPCQWNGIECTNNRVTRISLQDSNIVGHLFNNFSALTALTHLDLSNNNIDGQIPNDLSWCRNLKLLNLSHNLMSGSLNLSGLHQLEVLDLSVNRFSSDIQSSFPAICRNLIVANVSSNKFIGKIDRIFDECLTLKYLDLSSNNFSGPVWNGFPRLIEFSVSENLITGNLSGSIFTNQNCSLQFLDLSENHFVGEVPAEISKCQSLVSLHLWGNKFTGKIPTDIGKISTLEGLFLGDNNFHREIPDSLLDLNKLAFLDLSKNKFGGDIQDIFGKFKQIKFLVLHSNHYKGGIRSSGILTLPNISRLDLTFNNFSGPLPVEISKMRSLELLLFAYNGFNGTIPMEFGNIPRLQALDLSFNKLSGSIPTTFGKLNSLLWLMLANNSLTGSIPKELGNCTSLLWLNLANNKLSGNIPPELASIGINPDPTFKLNSQKMNGTIAGSGECLAMKRWIPANYPPFSFVYTILTRKTCRSIWDRLLKGVGLFPICVVGSAVRTLQISGYIQLSGNELTGEIPPEIGKMKNFSMLHLGYNRFNGKLPSEIENLPLVVLNITRNNFSGEIPTEIGNLQCLQNLDLSYNNFSGVFPTSLDKLTELNKFNISYNPQISGNVPSSGQLSTFEDAYIGNPNLVLSKFIRNSSDSATKQFRNQKGPRKFPTFLVFLVLIFVILIIGVLILIVCSMVKGPDVSEQYVLPELKYQHDLASSSNNSSPWFSDTVKVIRLDKTSFTHADILASTNNFSESRIIGKGGSGIVYRGALLDGREVAVKKLQSEGLEGEREFRAEMEVLSCNGIGWPHPNLVTLYGWCLDGQEKILVYEYMEGGSLEDFISDRTRLSWRRRVDVAIDIARALVFLHHECYPAIVHRDVKASNVLLDKNGKARVTDFGLARIVDVGDSHVSTMVAGTVGYVAPEYGQTWQATTKGDVYSYGVLAMELATGRRAVDGGEECLVEWARRVVGNGRGGVSSRAAIPVAIMGGSGFLIEGTEEMSELLNIGIKCTTESPQFRPNMKEVLAMLIKIICTRQGELNYGASPQF, from the coding sequence GTACTATTAGTACTATTGGAGCTAATGAAGATTCTCGagaaatagataagaaagttcTTCTCTCATTgcaaaaatttctcaaagacTCAAATAAAGTAAACCAAGGAAGATACTCAGAGTGGAACAAGCACAATAAGACTGACCCATGTCAGTGGAACGGTATAGAGTGTACAAACAACAGGGTAACAAGGATTTCTCTCCAAGATAGCAACATTGTCGGTCACCTCTTCAACAACTTCTCAGCCCTCACTGCTTTGACTCACCTCGACCTTTCGAACAACAATATTGATGGGCAAATACCCAATGACCTTAGCTGGTGCCGCAACCTCAAATTACTCAATCTTTCTCACAATCTCATGTCTGGTAGCCTTAACTTATCTGGGTTGCACCAGTTGGAGGTATTGGATTTATCTGTGAATAGGTTTTCAAGTGATATTCAGTCAAGTTTTCCTGCCATTTGTCGGAATCTAATCGTGGCTAATGTGTCTTCAAATAAATTCATTGGAAAAATTGATAGGATCTTTGATGAATGCTTGACTTTGAAGTACTTGGATTTGAGCTCAAACAATTTCAGTGGGCCTGtttggaatggatttcctaGGCTGATTGAGTTTTCAGTCTCGGAAAACTTGATCACAGGGAATCTTTCTGGCTCCATTTTCACTAATCAAAATTGTAGCTTGCAGTTCTTAGACCTTTCTGAGAATCATTTTGTTGGTGAAGTTCCAGCTGAGATTTCCAAATGTCAGAGCTTGGTTAGTTTGCATTTGTGGGGCAATAAGTTCACAGGAAAGATCCCGACTGATATTGGTAAGATTTCGACTCTTGAAGGGTTATTCCTGGGAGATAACAATTTCCATAGAGAAATCCCAGATTCCCTTTTGGATTTGAATAAACTAGCCTTCTTGGATTTAAGCAAGAATAAGTTTGGAGGTGATATACAagatatttttgggaaattcaaGCAAATTAAGTTTCTAGTTTTGCACAGTAACCATTATAAAGGTGGGATTAGATCATCTGGGATTCTCACTCTACCTAATATATCAAGATTAGATCTTACTTTCAACAACTTCTCAGGCCCTTTACCTGTTGAAATCTCTAAGATGCGTAGCTTAGAGCTCTTGCTCTTTGCCTATAATGGCTTCAATGGTACAATACCTATGGAATTTGGAAACATTCCAAGACTCCAAGCACTGGACCTCTCCTTCAACAAGCTAAGTGGTTCAATTCCAACCACCTTTGGGAAATTGAACTCTCTCTTGTGGTTGATGCTTGCAAACAATTCATTGACAGGTTCAATTCCCAAGGAATTAGGTAACTGTACTAGCTTGTTATGGCTTAACCTTGCAAACAACAAGCTCTCCGGAAACATACCTCCTGAATTGGCTAGCATTGGGATAAATCCTGACCCAACCTTCAAGTTGAATAGTCAAAAGATGAATGGAACTATTGCTGGTTCTGGTGAGTGTTTGGCAATGAAGAGGTGGATTCCTGCAAACTACCCTCCATTCAGTTTTGTGTATACCATTCTTACAAGAAAGACTTGTAGAAGCATATGGGATAGATTACTCAAAGGTGTTGGACTATTCCCTATTTGTGTTGTTGGTTCAGCAGTGAGAACACTACAAATTTCTGGCTATATTCAACTGAGTGGAAATGAGTTAACTGGGGAGATTCCTCCTGAAATTGGTAAAATGAAGAATTTTAGTATGCTTCATTTAGGTTACAATAGATTCAATGGTAAATTGCCTTCAGAGATTGAAAATTTGCCACTTGTGGTGCTTAACATCACTAGGAATAACTTCTCTGGAGAAATCCCAACTGAGATAGGAAATCTTCAGTGCTTACAAAATCTTGATTTGTCATACAATAACTTCTCTGGTGTCTTTCCAACAAGCTTGGACAAATTGACAGAATTAAACAAGTTCAACATTTCGTACAATCCACAAATCTCTGGTAATGTTCCATCATCTGGGCAATTGTCAACCTTTGAAGATGCTTATATTGGTAATCCAAACTTAGTTCTTTCCAAGTTTATTCGTAACTCCTCAGACAGTGCTACCAAGCAATTTAGAAACCAAAAGGGGCCTAGAAAGTTTCCTACATTCTTGGTGTTCCTAGTCCTAATTTTTGTTATCTTAATTATTGGAGTCTTGATACTTATAGTCTGCTCAATGGTGAAAGGCCCTGATGTGTCAGAACAGTATGTATTACCAGAACTTAAATACCAGCACGATCTCGCTTCAAGCTCCAACAACTCATCTCCATGGTTTTCAGACACTGTCAAGGTTATTCGCTTAGACAAAACATCTTTCACTCATGCAGACATACTAGCATCCACAAACAATTTTTCTGAGAGTAGGATCATTGGAAAGGGTGGTTCTGGAATAGTTTATAGGGGAGCACTCCTTGATGGAAGAGAAGTAGCGGTGAAGAAACTACAAAGTGAAGGGTTAGAAGGCGAGAGGGAGTTTCGAGCTGAAATGGAGGTTCTAAGTTGCAATGGCATTGGCTGGCCTCATCCAAATCTTGTAACTCTCTATGGTTGGTGCTTAGATGGACAAGAGAAAATCTTGGTGTACGAGTATATGGAAGGAGGGAGTTTGGAAGATTTCATATCAGACAGAACAAGATTATCATGGAGAAGGCGAGTAGATGTAGCCATCGATATAGCTCGAGCCTTGGTGTTTCTTCACCACGAGTGTTATCCTGCAATAGTCCACAGAGACGTGAAGGCTAGCAATGTGTTACTTGACAAGAATGGCAAGGCAAGAGTCACTGATTTTGGCCTAGCACGGATTGTTGATGTAGGGGATAGCCATGTCAGCACAATGGTCGCTGGTACAGTAGGTTATGTTGCACCAGAATATGGGCAGACATGGCAAGCCACTACTAAAGGTGATGTGTATAGTTATGGAGTGTTGGCAATGGAGCTGGCCACAGGACGACGTGCAGTGGATGGAGGTGAAGAGTGTCTGGTTGAATGGGCTAGAAGGGTGGTAGGTAATGGCCGAGGAGGTGTGTCTAGCCGAGCGGCTATACCCGTGGCGATCATGGGGGGTTCTGGATTTCTTATTGAAGGAACAGAGGAGATGTCTGAATTGTTAAATATAGGAATCAAGTGCACAACCGAGTCACCTCAGTTTAGACCAAACATGAAAGAGGTTCTTGCTAtgttaataaagattatatgcACTAGGCAAGGAGAATTAAATTATGGTGCCTCTCCTCAATTTTGA